Part of the Funiculus sociatus GB2-C1 genome, GGTTAACCGACGGTTCCTTTACTGAAGCTCAGTTTTTCGCTCCTCAAGGCATGGCACTAGATACCGAGAATCAAATTCTCTACGTCGCCGATACCGAAAACCACGCCATACGTAAAGTTGACCTCAAACATCAGCAAGTGCAAACCATTGCTGGTACTGGCGAACAAAGCCACCAAATCCGCCCCCACGGTGGTGCTGGACTAGAAACTAAGTTAAATTCCCCTTGGGATATAGAAAAAGTCGGAAATAGCCTATTTATCGCTATGGCTGGCCCTCACCAAATCTGGGAAATGCAGCTAGAAACTGGCACGGTCAGCACCTATGCAGGCACAGGTGCAGAATCATGCGTCGATGGAAATCTTGACGAATCTGCCTTTTCCCAACCCAGTGGCATCACTACAGATAGCCAAGAATTATATATAGCCGACAGCGAAATTAGTTCAATTCGCGGTGTCGGACTCGGCAAACAAGCTCAAGTGAGAACCGTCTGCGGCAGCGGTGAGCTATTTGGATTTGGAGATGTTGATGGTGAAGGCTACGACGTGCGACTCCAGCATTGTCTAGGTGTTGAATATGCCCAAAATTCCCTTTGGGTAGCTGATACCTACAACCACAAAATTAAGCGAGTTGACCCCAAAAGCGGCATTTGCGAAACTGTTTTGGGAGGCACGGCAGGATTTCAGGATGGTGAAGGCACCAGCGCACGATTTTCTGAGCCATCAGGACTAAGTGCTGTTGGTTCCACTCTATACATTGCGGATACTAATAACCATGCCATCCGTTGTGTCAATCTCACTACGCTGAGTGTCACAACCATGAAGTTTCCAGCATTGTGTGCGCCAGATGTCTGTATTCCCGCCGCTTATGAAAATTAAATTTCTCGTTCCCTGGCTGGCCCAGGGAATGCTATTCTCGGAGGCTCTGCCTCCCGTAATGTTTGGCAGACGAGGCAGAACCTCTAGATTTGCATTGCTAGTCTCTGACTGGCAACAAGATAAACAAGAGAAAATTTATAAATCCACAGCGCCGAGTACCTGTAGCACTCTTTCAATATTATCCAAATCACCAACAATCCTTCGCACAGGCTGAGGCCAGACCCGAACAAGGGTCGGTGTTGCAGAGATATGATTAGACTCCGCCTGCTCTGGGTGTTTGAAGATATCAATAACTTTCAAAGTGTAAGGATGACCAAGAGATTGCTCTAACAGCTGGTGCAAACTTTGGAGAGTCCGTTCAGTGGTTCCATTATGTCCGGAAACAAAGAGGCGCAGGACATAGCCACGAGTTGGAACTGTAGGTAATGAAGGTTGGAAACCAGTTCGCTCCAAGCGCACGATTAAGTCGTGGTTTTCCCAAAGTTGGGGAAATTGGTCGCGATAAGTTTCCAGTACAATCGGGTCGCCTAATTCTGGGGGCCAAGGAGCAATTTGCCAATTTTGCCAATCGCCAGTCTGGAAAACCCCATTCAGTAATGCCTGATGCCGTCGCACTGGCGGATAAACTTCAGCAGCAACCTGCAATTCTTGGGTGTAAGGAGCAAACCAGCGATCGATTGTGGCAGTGTACGCTGGCACTAAAAAATGAGGAGGCTCCTGTAACCCCAGCATTTCTTGAAGTCCAGCACACAGATGCAGGTGCCAGTGGTTCTGCTTAGTGGAGTCAATACAATAAATTAAATCTCCCCCTGGTGTAAACAGGGCAATGCCTTTGAACAACTGGGGGATGTGTAGTTGGTATTGGGTCAAGGAAATGCGCCAAAAGAATAAAAATTAAAAATTAAAAATGGAAGAAGACGGTCTTCTTCCATTTTTAATTTTACATTTTTAATTGTTATACCCGTCCTCGGAGGAATTGAGCCATCTCGTTAGGAGTAGGCGACATTTCCAAGGCAGTTTCTTCAGTAATTCTACCTTCTTGATAGAGGTCGAGGAGTGCTCTATTCATAGTAATCATGCCGTCAAAACTGGAGGCAAGCATGATTCCGGTAATCTCTTCATACTTACCTTCCTTGATGTAATCTTTGATCGCCTCAGTATTGATCAGGATGTCGTGGAAAGCAGCACGTTTCCCATCGGTGGTTTTGCACAAACCTTGGGAAATGATGGATACAAGAGATTCAGCGATCGCTATCTTCATAGAATGCTGCTCCTCAGCTGAGTAAAGATTGAGAATACGCTCAATCGTTTTCACAGCGCTGTTGGTGTGTAGCGTTCCCATTACCAAGTGACCAGTTTGAGCAGCTTTGAGCGCAGTGTTAACCGTTTCTTTATCACGCATTTCCCCCACCAGAATCAAGTCGGGGTCTTCCCGCAACGCTGCTTTCAGTGCGTTGTCAAACTTCAAGGTGTTCAAACCGACTTCCCGGTGTTTAATTAGAGACTTGCGACTGGTATGAACAAATTCAATCGGGTCTTCAATGGTGATGATGTGCTTTGCCATTTCTTTATTGATGTAGTCAATCATGGCAGCCATCGTGGTAGATTTACCAGAACCTGTCGGCCCTGTCACCAAAATCAACCCTTTATGGTAATGACAAATATCTTTAAATACTTCTGGCAACCGTAGCTGCTCCATCGTCAAGATATTGTTCGGGATGAGTCGCATTACCATCGCCGGACCGCGCATAGAACCAAATACGTTGATCCGTGCCCGCGAAAACTCGTACTGCGTTACCCCGTCAAAGTCTAGACGTTCTTCAAATTCCCGAATCTGAGCATCACTCATCACTTCCCGCAACCAGCTCATAAAAGTTGCTTCATCCGTTAACGGATAGTCAGTCGTTTCCATGTCGCCCCGCTTGCGGAAGCGCGGAACTTCAGATACACCTACGTGAATGTCGGAAATTCCATTTTCATGAGCCTTGACGACGATTTCCCGTAATGTTGGTTGTCCCGGACTAGGGCCTACAGGTTTTGCAGGTGTGCGAGATACAACAGTTGGTGCAGCCGAGGAAGGCGGGGGAGCTGGTCGCCCTGAAGGTGGCACCCCAGGCGGCATCCCAGGCGGCATCCCAGGGGGAACTTTGGGGGGAGGCGGAGGAGCTGCGACAGCGGTTCTTTGTGTCGAAGACATATCCACAGTTTGCATTGGCTGCTGCTGAGTAGAACTGGTGGCAGCTGCATCCCTTGCTGGAGGTCGCATTCCCGGCGGTGGTGCAGGGGGTACGCGGGGTGGAGGGGGCGGTGACATCGGTGGACGCTGGGGTTCTGTCATCTTTCAAATACCGCTGTTAGAAAATTTACATCAATTCATAAAGCGCACTTTCATCCCACGAAGACGTTTCCTCAAGGCAGCCCTCAGAGGTGATGCGGGGTTTGGCGGCTGTTGTAGGAGTTTTAAGCCCTCCTATTGGTAGTTTTCCCAAAACTAGGGGGTGAGTAACATTCACCGGAAAAAATTCTTTCTTTCCAGGGGATTGTTTAATTTGGGATTTTGAATAGGAGGTTTTCTCCCAGTTACCTTCTCCCCAGTCCCTTTCATAGATGAGCTTAATTATGAGAATATTTCTTGGAAATCATAAGATATGTTAAGCAGAATGGTGTTGGATTGGTTGTATAGAAGTTATATAGGCGATCGCGTCTTTTCAGCCTGCCTATAAAATAAGCTGAAACCCTAACACTCTTGAAACCTATATCTTTTGGGGGATGGTGGTTATAATTTGCGCTTTACAATAAGCCGACGCTAAAAATTTCGCAGCCATAAATAATCTGAACTGAGTGTAAATTTTAGTGAAGATAAGCTCATCTTAAGAAAAGGATTAACTATACTAATTTTCACGCCAGTCGAGCCGCAAGGATCGATTAAAAGTCATTTTCTACATATAAATTCGTTGTTTGGGTATCAGGAGAAAAAATCATGCAACTGACTCAGAACCAAAGTTTGGGAAAAGGTTATTCATTATCTACGATCAAAAGCTTTTTGATCTGGACTTTTACTTTAACGGTTTGCTTACTGGTTGTAGGCTTCCCGTTGGTTGTCCTCATGGTTACGGTAGGCGCAATGCTTGCGATCGCTTTACAATCTGTACTGCCTGTGAGCGCTGTATTATTGGTGGCAGGAGCCTTGATTGGAGCAAATGTTTTGGCAGTTGTCGCTGGTGCGGCATTGTTAACTCTCAAGGGAGTACATCCTCAAGAAGTCCGTTGGTTGCACTGGCTGCACGGTGAAGCAAATCCTCGCCACACTTCAGTGTATGCAGCTTGTCCACTAACTTGCGATCTAGATTCCTAACAACTGAATAAATTGTGAACGCTCATCTAAAGAAAGTGTGTTGTCTGCAACAGTTCAATGACCCGGCATCTGCCGGGTCTTTTCGTAGGAGAATCTTTATATAGGATTGGGAAAAGCGAACAACTTTGTATGCGTCCGAAGTGTGAAAAACCGCATCAAGTACCATATAAAGGAAGCGATCGCAATTCCTGTTACTCGCAAATGACCTAAATTTCCATGCTCCCATCTCCTTTTTCGATTTGCATCACCCTGGGAACCCGTCCGGAAGCGATTAAACTGGCACCAGTTATCCAGCAGTTCCAGCGATCGCCCAATTTTAAAACTCAGGTAGTTTTGACTGGTCAGCATCGAGAAATGGTTCAACAGGTGATGCAGCTATTTGGACTGAGTGCTGATTGGAATCTAGAAATCATGCAACGTCAGCAAACTCTCACAGATATTACCTTTCGCAGTTTGCGGGGACTAGAAGCCATATTTGGACAGTTGCAGCCACAAATGGTAATAGTTCAAGGCGATACAACCACAGCTTTTGCAGCTACTTTGGCGGCGTTTTACCAAAAAATCCCTGTAGGTCACGTAGAAGCGGGATTACGCACAGACGATCTATTTAATCCTTACCCAGAAGAAGCCAATCGACGGCTGATTTCCCAACTAACCCAGCTACATTTTGCGCCAACATCGCTGGCGGTGGAAAACCTGCAACGTTCTGGAGTGACGGGTGAAATTCACCAAACTGGAAATACAGTAATTGATGCTTTGCTGACGGTGGCGAAAAGTCAGCCAGAGTGCGACATTCCCGGTTTGGACTGGAATCAATACCGCGTACTTCTAGCAACAGTTCACCGCCGGGAGAACTGGGGGGAACCACTCCAAGGAATTGCAGAGGGATTTCTACATATATTAGATAAGTTTCCCGATACAGCTTTATTGTTACCCCTGCATCGAAATCCGACAGTGCGAGAACCTTTACAAGCACTTTTAGGAACTCACGAGAGAGTTTTTTTAACAGAACCCTTAGATTACGCCCAGCTTGTAGGCGCAATTCAACGCAGTTACTTGCTGTTAACAGATTCCGGGGGATTACAAGAGGAAGCACCGAGTTTAGGTAAACCAGTGCTAGTTTTACGGGAAACCACAGAAAGACCAGAAGCTGTAACAGCAGGTACAGCAAAATTGGTGGGTACCGACTCAAATCAAATTCTGGTTGCAGCGACCCAATTGTTAAGTAACCCAGATGCCTATCAAAAGATGGCAACAGCGATTAATCCTTTTGGCGATGGACGTGCATCTGAGAAAATTTTGCAAATTGTAGAGAAATATTTCTCTAGCTGTTAAAAATTAGTAACTTTCTAAGGATAGAGAGTGTCGCCAGTGGTGGAGTCAAAGACAAACAGCTGATTCAGGTCGAGTTGGATGGTCAAGCGATCGCCCGGACGACCCCGCCAATCTGCACCCGCCTGAAAATTCACCACAACAGCAGATTCCGGCAAACGCCCACGAACTAGAATCTCCCTCCCCAAAGGTTCAACAACATGCACCTCAACAACTAACTGTCCATATTCCTTATCTTCTGGGGGCGTTTGCGGTTCGTTAATCCAAATATGCTCTGGACGAATTCCCAAATCAAAAGTTTTCCCTTCAGGGAGTTTTAACTTATTGCGAAGCGCAAACAAACAAGGTAAAGATTCGTTGCCTATCTGAAAAACTTCACCCGTGTAGGTCGCAGATAAAATATTCATCGGCGGACTACCTAAAAACGTCGCCACCATCCGATTAGCAGGTCTGGCATAAATATTTTGAGGGTCGCCAATTTGCTGAATTCGACCTTGATTTAGCACTATAATTTGATCGGCTAAAGTCATCGCTTCTACCTGATCGTGGGTGACATAAATAGTAGTAATTCCCACTTTTTGATGTAGCTGCTTGAGTTCCGCCCGGGTATCATCTCGCAACTGAGCATCTAAATTAGAAAGTGGTTCATCTAAGAGAAATACTTGGGGTTGACGTGCGAGCGCTCTCCCCAACGCTACTCGCTGCTGCTGTCCTCCAGAAAGTTGCTTAGGCTTACGATCCAGAAGATGGGAAATATCGAGCGATCGCGCTACCGTTTCCACCCGTTCTCGAACCATTTTCTTCTCAAAAGAGCGCATCCTCAGACCAAAAGCCAGATTTTCCGCTACCGTCATGTGCGGGTAAAGCGCATAATTTTGGAATACCATCGCCACATCCCTCGCCCTAGCTGGGACGCCATTCATCAAAGTATCCCCGATGTAGAGATTACCGCCAGTGGCAGTTTCCAAACCAGCAATCGTTCGCAAAATCGTCGATTTACCGCAACCAGAAGGCCCCACCATCACCCAGAATTGTCCATCAGGCACCTCAAAGGTAATATTCTCAATGGCAGTGGTATTAGTAAATCTGCGCGTAATGCCTTGTAAGCGAACGTTTGCCATAGTTTTTAGTTATTAGTCATTAGTTATTAGTTTATACATAGTTATTAGTAAAAATGCCTTACTGTAGGCGCTTCGCCTTCTCCAAGGGTAGTCACGGCTTTGTAAGTGGAACATCAAAACTAAAGTGCTGTGGGTATATATTTCCTAATTACTATTGCAAAGGAAGCGATCGCTTGCTCGAACTTTCGGGTTATTAGTCAGATAGTCCTGCACCCAATTACAGCTGTGCAACAGGAGATTATCTAAATCCAGATTCCAGATACTCGCTGTTTGATCCTGACTAGCAGAAGCAAGTGCTTTACCATCAGGACTGAAACTGACGCTTGTAACGCGGCCACTATGACCTTGAAGAGTTTTAATCAAAGTATCATCAAGCCGCCACAATTGTACTGTATTTTCCCAAGTAGTCGTCGCCAAAATCTGACCATCTGGACTAAAACTAAGGTGAGAAACGCTATCAGTATGCCCTTCTAAAGTTCGATACAAAGATCCATCCCGGCGCCAAAGTTTTACAGTATTATCATAACTAGCTGACGCGATTAGCTGGCCATTGGGACTAAACGTTACATCCAAGACCCAGCCATTATGCCCAGCCAGGGTTTGGATGTATTTGCCATCAGATGTCCAGAGTTTGATAGTATTATCATCGCTGGTAGTTGCCAGTGTATTACCATTCGGACTAAAGGCAACTGCATTAACGCGATCGCTATGTCCTTTCAAAGTTTTAATCAGCCTACCAGAAACATCCCAAAGTTTCACTGTCTTATCGCGAGAAGCAGACGCAATGATCTTACCATTAGGACTAAAAGCCACATCCAAAACCCAATCTTTATGTCCATTCTGCCCGTTTAAAGTCAAAAGCAGCTTACCCGATATACTCCAAATTTTCACCGTTTTGTCGCGAGAAGCAGAAGCAATCAACTGACCGTCTGGACTAAAAGTAACACTAAGTACCCGGTCTTTATGCCCCACCAAAGTTCCGAGTAACAATCCACTTTTGTCCCACAATTTTACCGTTTTATCTTGACTAGCAGAAGCTAAAGTCTGACCATCTGGGCTGAAACTAATGTCATGCACATGATCCTTATGTCCTTTTAAAACAATGCGCGACATATCGTTAAGTCGCCAGAATTTAACAGTTTTGTCGTAGCTACCAGAAGCCAAAGTCTGACCATCTGGCGACCAAGATACACTGGTGACAGCATCGCTGTGTCCCTTAAGAATTCTGTAGGAACGGGTTTCAAACTTGGCCTTACTGTCACGCCGCCAAACTCTCACCGTATTATCATTACTGGAAGAAGCTAACTTCTGACTATCGGGACTAAAACTAACTCCAAATACCCAGTCAGTATGTCCTGCCAGCGTCTGAACCAGTTCGCCGCTTTTGTTCCAAAGTTTTATCGTTTTGTCATCGCTTGCCGAAGCCAAAAGCTGCCCATCCAGGCTGAAATTCAGGCAAGTCACTTTACCTTGATGTCCCCGCAAAATTTTTTCAGGCTGCTCTAGCTTTTGCTTGGAAATATCCCAAATGCTAATGATTTTGTCATAACTCGCCGTAGCTAACAACCTCCCATCCGGGCTGAAAACAACGCTAGTAACTTTGCTGTTATGTTTTAAGGTCTTCAGCAACTGGCCAGTGCTGCGGTTCCAAAGCTTTACCGTTTTATCATCACTTGCTGAAGCCAATATTTTACCGTCTGGGCTGAAGCTGACGTTATTAACCGGGCTACTATGTCCTTTAATTGTTCTAATTAAAGTACCGTCTGTTTTCCACAGTTTTATCGTCTTGTCTAAACTGCTAGAAGCCAACGTTTTACCGTCTGGGCTGAAACTTACACTGGTGACACTATCAGTGTGTCCAATAAGGTTTCCCAAAGTTTTCAGTAGTTTGCCATCGCGTCGCCAGAGTTTTACAGTCTTATCTGTACTCGCTGAGGCAATTGTTTGTCCGTCTGGGCTGAAACTCACACCCCAAACTATATCTCGATGCCCCTCCAAACGATTGCGCTCTTGCACGCCATAGACTGCTCGCTGCATTGCTAACAAGACGCGCAGCTGAGTCGCTGGTTCTACACCCGTGGCATTTTTTAGGCGTTTACCTGCCCTCAACGCTTCAATTAAAGCATCAAATTCCTTGTGGGAAACAAAGAGTGTTTCGGAAGAGGCACTCAGGGCGCTAAGCTGAGCATTAGTTTGCGCGATCGCAGCCACTTTTCTTTGAGCTTCCGCTCGCCACGCAAATTGTCCAGCCAAAATTGCCAGAATTGCCATTATGATACCAGCGGCAATCGTCCCCAGCTGTTGTTTCTGAACTCGATTCAGTTTTTCCTCACTTCTGGCTAGCTGTGCTTTCAGGTTCAAATCGGATCTGTGGCGAATCCGCTCGACCAAATAATCATGCACCAACTGATAGCGGGCTTCTGACTCATCCCAGACAACAAATACTAAACCAGAGCCTATAAGAATCTCTAAAATTAAATTTAGTTTCTTTTTCTTGACAGATAAAATAGTTGCGAATTCCTCTTGAGTCTTTAGTGGACGGGTTCCTTTTTTATCTGTTAATAAAAACAAAATATCCCAAGCGGCGGACTCGTTCTCTGGGCCACAATCAGCAATAACTTTTTTTAAAAATCTCTCCACCAGTTCTGCTTTTGGGTTAGCTCCAAGTTGCAGATATTGCTGCAAAGTTGTGATTTTGTCTTCTTCTTCTTGTAGTTGAGCGCCCACTAATTGCAACTCAATAGGTCGAACTTCTCCTAATTCTTCAGCCAAATCTTCTACCAACCGACTAATTAATTGCTGCTCCAAATTAAAAAATGGAGAACGTTCAGTTAATCTTTTAATCACAAGCTTGGCATCTTTCTTAGAAAAGTTGCCCAAGTAATAACGAATTTCTTGATTTAAAATATCATTGTTAATAATATCTAAATAATTAAGTCGTTCGCATTCTAATAAATAATGTAAATAGTCTTCTCGGAGGGATAAAATAACTTTTACGAAAGGAATGTTTAGACAGTCGCGCAAAAATTCATAAAATTGATGTCTAATCGCTGGGTTAGTACAAACAAAAAATAACTCTTCAAATTGGTCAAAAATCAGAACTGTTAACAGATTGCCGTTAGCATTTTGTCGCAACTGTTCTAGAATTTCAGTGGAAATGGGGAACTCTTGACTAGGTAAAGGGAATAATTCTCTCTCTCTACTGCTGTTTGCCTCTTCGCCTTTCTGATTCCTGAGAGCAAGAGAATGGGCTAAATTTCTTCTCAGCGTCCCCAACCAATCGCTGTAAGCCTGCACTACGACGGGCAAGACATCGCGAGCGCCAATACTTTTGAGCTGTAGTGCGGGGATTAAGCCAGCTGTAATAATTGAGCTTTTGCCAACCCCAGAAGGGCCGTGAATTAAAATCAGCTTGCGATCGTTGCGGCTGATGCGCTCGATAAGGCGACTAACATCTTGTTGGCGACCGGAAGCCGCTATCTCCTGGGCAACAGATCCTCTAGCTCGCGTTTCTAGTGCATGTGAGATACTTGGGTTAAGAGCTTGTCGGTGGGGCTGTAAGCGTCCAGCACCAGTGAAGGCGCGGAAACCATACTGCTGTTCAATGGAACGCAGTTGTTGCTTAAGTAGAAAAGCTTGCAGATAATGACCTTCTTCAAAGTAAAGCGATCGCAAAGCTTTGGCAATCCGAATATACAAATGCGGATCGTACTGATGGTTACACTGTTCTAGAGCTTGTTCCAAGTTTTTGACAGCAGTAGCAGTTTGCCACTCACCCAAATGCTGCTGGGACAGAGCCAGAAGAAATAGATATAAACTCTCATACTGGGAGAGTGGCATTGCTAGACAGGTTGTATCTAAATTCGTTAGCGCTAGCGTCGAGAGTGCAAACCTTGCTTGCAAATTTACCTCTTCCCAGTTGCATACAGAAAGAGCAACTTCCGCCAAAAAGCCATAATCTTGAGCTTGCTGGAGGGACAATTTATAAGTTTGATGTAACAACAAAGCTTTTTGAGCCAAAACCTGCAAGTCTGTCCAAGCTTCTAAGCGTTGCAGCACTTCACAAAGAGACGAAATAAACTTAGCAACCAGTTCTGGACGCTCAGCCGCTTCAAAGACCTGAATACACTCGTGTAAATAATCTCTGGATTGGTTCCAGTGTTGGCGGCTTTTTTCTGGTCGCAAGTTAGCCAAACGGCTGTAACATCGCCCCAAGTAAAACAGCAGTAAACCCTCTCGCTCTTTCTGGGGGTTCTGAAGGCCTAGCATGGTAAAGCGTCGCAGACGAGAATGGAAAGAAGTGTTTCTCGCCTTTCGGTTTTTGTCAGTTGCCTTTTTGTGACAACTCACTGCTGAGTCGTCACTTCGGAAATAACCCAGACTTTTTTGATAATGGACTATGCTCGACTCGATCCGATCTCTGTTGTAGTCATCGCATCCCCGGACAAATTCCAGACTTGCTTGTAATTTTGGCTCTAATTGCTGTCCGCGATCGCGCAAATCTTCTAAAGCTGACTCCAGTTCTAGAGGATGGTTGGAAACACAAGGAGCGAGGGCAAAATTTTCTGGCGACTGATCGGTACTGAGGTTTAGCTCTTTGGCAAACCAGGAGTCTGCCTTATTTTGCAGTAATTCCATTAACTCCGATGTGGACAGCACAAAGCGGATTGATGAAGCCGCCCAGCTTTTGAAATCCGGCGCAAACCGGATTAGCTTTTGCAGCACCGCGTCCGTAATCCACAGCACTATCGGAAAGGGAAAATGAGCGCGAAACTCATCTCGCAGTAAGTTGGTAGATATCAGCACCTGGTCAAGCGCGATCGCTGACTCTAACCCCAAAATCATCAAAGCTGGCGGCATTTCCTGTTGTAGCTGCGAGCTGCCTTGCTCCCCCACAGCTTCCAGAATCGGGTTGTAGAGGGTTTTGACTGTATCTGCTAAGATAAGCTCCCGCATCAAACACTGATTTTGTTGGCGTATCTGCTGCACCATCCGATTTTGTAAAGAAGCATAGTTGCAGCGCACCAAGATTAGCGAAAAGTACCCCTGAGAAAGTGCGATCGCTCTTAATAATGTCCTCACTGAGCGATCGTTGTATGCAGATGCCTCTTCTGGTTCCCTCAAATCAGTCATTGCTCTCATTTTCGGCCTGTGCGTTCGATGCAAATAGTCATCAACCAGTGCTGTAGCAGTGGCGGTATCTACAAACCTTACAAGCAATAATACTTAGTCTATTTTCTGATTCCGCAATTGGCTGATTATCAGTATTTGCTAAATAAAGTTTTTTTTACTCCCCTGTTATGTCAGGACATATTTTCAGCACCCAAGTGAACCCTGTTAATTATCAAAAATCGTTTATTAATCTTTCGCCAGCTCACATCTTATATGCCTTTAACAGAGAATAATCAATATTTCTTTAGATAGAATATAGAAACCATTGTCCGCAAAAAGCATACGACAGATTGCCCACTCCATACAGTGCTTTTGATACCGAGTAACTACCAACCCATCCGGATTCTGTAGATATTAAAGTATGTTTCCGTGGCTATAAACTAATTTAGGGAACACTAAATTAAAGTTGCTGACATAAGAAAAACATAGATAGAAACCCGCTTTCTTTAAGAAAACGGGTTTCTCAAACCCTGCATATATTGGCCGCCTTCCTAGCGTCCAACAGCGGCAACGAAACAGGTAAAGTTGCCAGTCCCTTAAAGTTTGGCTTCCAAAGACTTGAGAAACTCTGTATTAACGCCTGACTCGCGAGTCAGGGCAATCTTACCAGTACGAGCAATTTCCCGTAAGCCAAATTTATTCAGCACCTGGACAATTGCTACCAACTTCCCTGGATCTCCTACCACTTCTAAGGTCAGCGAATCCTCAGCGATATCTACTACCCTAGCGCGAAAAATCTGAGCTAACTCGACAACTTCCGAGCGATTCGAGCTGGTAGCATTTACTTTCAGCAGCATCAACTCTCGCTCAACACACGGAGTATCAGTAATATCTTGTACCTTAAGTACATTCACCAACTTGTAGAGCTGCTTAGTAAGCTGCTCAATTATCCGATCATCTCCTGGTACAACCATTGTGATCCGGGAGATTCCCAAATTTTCGGCAGGCCCAACAGCAAGGCTTTCAATATTAAAGCCGCGACGGGCAAATAAACCAGCTATTCGGGTCAGAACTCCCGCCTCATCTTCAACTAAAACAGAAAGGGTGTGTTTCATTGTATACAAAAGAAGCTGAAGCGCAAAATCTTGCTTTGCAATACAGAGTTTTCCTAAAGGTTACGCTAAGCAAAAGCAATGCTGACGCAATATGCGGCAACGGGACACCATTTTATGTTACTTCATAGCGCCCCCTGTCCACAAAAACGCCTATATCTGTAGATTTAGCGACAGTAACAGCTTAAATCTTTCCTTGGGAGATGTTATCAATTCGTCATTTTCATAATAATGGTGTAGTAAACTTCGTTCGGAGTAAGAATACTTATGGGTTGGTTAAAAAGACTTTTTGGGATGGAAAAGCCGCAAAATGCTCAAGTCAATGCGACCCCAGCACCGACAGCACAAGCTCCTGCCGCAGCTGGTGCAGCAAGTGGCAGCCAGACAATTCCCCCAGAGCGAGTAGGATTAAATGGGGAATATGACCAAAGCGGTCTTGCCAAGCGGGTTGCTCTGGCTTTTGACCAAGACCCGTCTTTGGATGATATTGATACGCTCTACGTAGCGCAGACTGGCGGTACAGTGGTTTTAAAAGGAAAAGTTCCCAGTCAGCAAATTCTCTCTCAAATGGTATCGGTCGCCCGCAGTGTGGAAGGTGCCACGGGTGTTGAAAGCAATCAAGTCACCATTGGTTAGATTGTAGCTAGAGTAATCCTCTTCACAAAAGTAGGTGGGATTGAAGGATACAAACCCAATCTAAATATAGGCATTTGTTGGGTTTTGCTTAGTCGTTCAACCCAACCTGCCCTTATCCTGGGCGCATTTAT contains:
- a CDS encoding thioredoxin-like domain-containing protein; translated protein: MTPRVRAPEFPKNKTWLNTDRPLSIQELKGRVVILDFWTYCCINCLHVLPDLKYLEQKYKDSLTVIGVHSPKFENEKEAENIRQAILRYDIEHPVVVDSNFAIWRHYAVRAWPTLMVIDPESYVIGYMSGEGNRDALDQLISQLIEQHKEQGTINFHELSSILEKQRQPLAAPLAFPGKVLADGDRLFIADSGHHRIVVSTIAGEVLHIIGTGKQGLTDGSFTEAQFFAPQGMALDTENQILYVADTENHAIRKVDLKHQQVQTIAGTGEQSHQIRPHGGAGLETKLNSPWDIEKVGNSLFIAMAGPHQIWEMQLETGTVSTYAGTGAESCVDGNLDESAFSQPSGITTDSQELYIADSEISSIRGVGLGKQAQVRTVCGSGELFGFGDVDGEGYDVRLQHCLGVEYAQNSLWVADTYNHKIKRVDPKSGICETVLGGTAGFQDGEGTSARFSEPSGLSAVGSTLYIADTNNHAIRCVNLTTLSVTTMKFPALCAPDVCIPAAYEN
- a CDS encoding circadian clock KaiB family protein, yielding MTQYQLHIPQLFKGIALFTPGGDLIYCIDSTKQNHWHLHLCAGLQEMLGLQEPPHFLVPAYTATIDRWFAPYTQELQVAAEVYPPVRRHQALLNGVFQTGDWQNWQIAPWPPELGDPIVLETYRDQFPQLWENHDLIVRLERTGFQPSLPTVPTRGYVLRLFVSGHNGTTERTLQSLHQLLEQSLGHPYTLKVIDIFKHPEQAESNHISATPTLVRVWPQPVRRIVGDLDNIERVLQVLGAVDL
- a CDS encoding type IV pilus twitching motility protein PilT, which gives rise to MTEPQRPPMSPPPPPRVPPAPPPGMRPPARDAAATSSTQQQPMQTVDMSSTQRTAVAAPPPPPKVPPGMPPGMPPGVPPSGRPAPPPSSAAPTVVSRTPAKPVGPSPGQPTLREIVVKAHENGISDIHVGVSEVPRFRKRGDMETTDYPLTDEATFMSWLREVMSDAQIREFEERLDFDGVTQYEFSRARINVFGSMRGPAMVMRLIPNNILTMEQLRLPEVFKDICHYHKGLILVTGPTGSGKSTTMAAMIDYINKEMAKHIITIEDPIEFVHTSRKSLIKHREVGLNTLKFDNALKAALREDPDLILVGEMRDKETVNTALKAAQTGHLVMGTLHTNSAVKTIERILNLYSAEEQHSMKIAIAESLVSIISQGLCKTTDGKRAAFHDILINTEAIKDYIKEGKYEEITGIMLASSFDGMITMNRALLDLYQEGRITEETALEMSPTPNEMAQFLRGRV
- the wecB gene encoding non-hydrolyzing UDP-N-acetylglucosamine 2-epimerase, which translates into the protein MLPSPFSICITLGTRPEAIKLAPVIQQFQRSPNFKTQVVLTGQHREMVQQVMQLFGLSADWNLEIMQRQQTLTDITFRSLRGLEAIFGQLQPQMVIVQGDTTTAFAATLAAFYQKIPVGHVEAGLRTDDLFNPYPEEANRRLISQLTQLHFAPTSLAVENLQRSGVTGEIHQTGNTVIDALLTVAKSQPECDIPGLDWNQYRVLLATVHRRENWGEPLQGIAEGFLHILDKFPDTALLLPLHRNPTVREPLQALLGTHERVFLTEPLDYAQLVGAIQRSYLLLTDSGGLQEEAPSLGKPVLVLRETTERPEAVTAGTAKLVGTDSNQILVAATQLLSNPDAYQKMATAINPFGDGRASEKILQIVEKYFSSC
- a CDS encoding ABC transporter ATP-binding protein, with product MANVRLQGITRRFTNTTAIENITFEVPDGQFWVMVGPSGCGKSTILRTIAGLETATGGNLYIGDTLMNGVPARARDVAMVFQNYALYPHMTVAENLAFGLRMRSFEKKMVRERVETVARSLDISHLLDRKPKQLSGGQQQRVALGRALARQPQVFLLDEPLSNLDAQLRDDTRAELKQLHQKVGITTIYVTHDQVEAMTLADQIIVLNQGRIQQIGDPQNIYARPANRMVATFLGSPPMNILSATYTGEVFQIGNESLPCLFALRNKLKLPEGKTFDLGIRPEHIWINEPQTPPEDKEYGQLVVEVHVVEPLGREILVRGRLPESAVVVNFQAGADWRGRPGDRLTIQLDLNQLFVFDSTTGDTLYP